The genomic window GCGAAGGATGTTATGCCGCTTTCACCGCTCTTCAGTTCGATATGGATTTTCTTCGCCTTTTCCGTCATAATGAACGCACCTCTCTGGTGAAGGGTTGTGTCGTCGTAAACACTACCTTAACACTGTTCTCCGAACAGTCCAGAGAGGTTTTTTATTTTTCAGGGTGCGGATTTAGGTCCGCCATCTTTATTTTGACATCCCGGGAAAGTACTATAGAATGAAGTATTATGACAAAAAACGACTGGTTTCCCAACAACGAATGGTTTCCCGGGGAGGACTCCTCCCCGAAGCGCCCGTTCCCTCCCTTTCCGTTCCGCATCAACAAGGGGCTTCTGCTGGCGGGAGGAGCCGCTCTCCTGTTCTTTGTGCTTCTGCCTGTCCTTGCGGAATTCTATACGGATTATCTCTGGTACGACACCGAAGGATACAGCTCCGTCTTCTGGACCCGTCTCCTTGCCCGCCTTCCCCTCTTCGGGGCCGGGTTCCTGCTCTACGCCGCCTTCCTCTGGCTGAATCTCTCCGCAGCCAGGAGAAACCTGCGGGCCCTCTATCCCGAACAGGAGGGGCTTCTGGGAGCCAGGGCGGCAGGATTCGCCGTCGCTGCGGCCGCGCTGTTCCTGGGCTTCAGCAACGGTGCGGCCATGACCGGGGAGTGGACCATGGTCCTCCGGTATTTTCACGGCACACCCTTCGGCGAGGCCGACCCCATTTTCGGTCAGGACATCGGCTTCTATGTCTTCGGCCTTCCATTCTGGAGATTTCTCCACGCGAAAGCGCTGAACATCGTCTTCCTGTGCCTTGTGACGGCAGGCGGCGCCTATGCGGCCTTCCTTCTGCCGAGGAACAGGGACCTGGCCTCCCTTGTGGTGCCGGCAAAAATGCGGAACCACCTTGCCCTCATCGCCTCCGCGGGAGCGTTCCTCTGGTCCGCCGGCTATCTTCTGGACAGATACGACCTGCTGTTCTCCCCCACGGGAGTGGTTTTCGGCGCAGGCTATACGGACGTCCATGCAGAACTCCTCGCCCTGAACGTTCTCGCGGTTCTCTCGGCGCTTCTCGGACTCTCCCTTCTCGTGAGCCTTCTCCGGAAAACCTGGAAATTCTCCCTGGGCCTGGCAGGGCTCGTCCTGGTCACCGGAGTCCTGCTCCGGGGCGTCTACCCTGCCGTGGTGCAGAAGTACTTCGTGGAACCCAACGAGTTCGACCGGGAGAAGCGGTTCATCGAGTACAACATCGAAGCGACCCTCAAGGCCTACGGCCTCTCGGACATCACCCTGAGAACGGTCACCCCGGACGATTCCATCACCTGGGAAAACGTGGAACAGAACAGGGACACTATCGACAACATCCGCCTCTGGGACCACGCCCCCCTTCTCAGGAGCTACAAGCAGCTCCAGGAGATCAGGACATACTATGACTTCTCCAACGTGGACATCGACCGATACACCTTCGACGGGAAGTACCGGCAGGTCATGCTCTCCCCGAGGGAGCTGGACCTCAAGGGCATGCAGAACCCCACCTGGATCAACACCCGCCTCGAGTTCACCCACGGTTACGGCATCGTCATGAACCCCGTCAACGAAGTCGCCGGCTCGGGACTGCCCAGGCTCTGGGTCCGGGATCTTCCCCCGAGGACGGAGGTACCCCTCTCCATCACCAGGCCGGAAATCTACTACGGAGAGAAGCCGAGTTCCTACATTTTCGTGGGCACCACCGTGAGGGAGTTCGATTATCCCATGGGAGACTCCAACGTGCGCACCACTTATGAAGGCAAGGGCGGCGTCCCCATGGGCACCCTGTTCCGGAGGATTCTCTACGCGATCAGGTTCGCCGACTTCAAGATCCTCTTTTCCGATGTCTTCACCGAAAACAGCCGGGTGAAATACCATCAGAACATCCGTGAGAGACTCACACGGGTGGCGCCTTTTCTCTATTTCGACAGGGATCCCTACCTCGTGGTCTCCGAAGGACGCCTGGTTTGGATGCAGGACGCCTACACGGCCGCCGACAGGTACCCTTACTCCCAGCCCGTCTCCCTGGGCCGGGGACAGGGGATCAACTATATCCGGAACAGCGTGAAAGCTACGGTGGACGCCTATGACGGCACCATGAAGTTTTTCGTATCCGACCCCGACGACCCGGTGCTGAAGGCATGGAGCGGCGTTTTTCCGGGCCTCTTCCGCCCCCTGTCGGAGATGCCTTCGGGGCTGAAGGCCCACCTCCGGTACCCCCAGGATCTTTTCAGCATCCAGAGCGAGATCTACAGGATCTACCACATGTCCGACGCCAACACCTTCTACAACAAGGAGGACGTGTGGGACCGCAGCAGCAGCGGCGATAAAAAAGGCATCCTCGAGGCCTACTACGTGAACATGCGCCTCGTCGGGGAGGAGAAATCCGAGTTCGTCCTCATCACCCCCTTCATGCCCGTGAACCGGGACAACATGATCGCGTGGATGGCGGGACGGTCCGACGGAGACAATTACGGTCAGCTGCTTGTCTACCAGTTCCCGAAGCAGAAGCTCATCTACGGCCCGTCCCAGGTGGAGGCCCTTACGAACCAGAATTCCGAGATTTCCGCCCAGCTCTCCCTGTGGAGCCAGAGAGGATCCGCCGTCATACGGGGCAACATGACCGTCGTGCCGGTGGGCAACGGCATCCTCTACGTCCAGCCCCTGTACCTCAGGGCCGAGAACAGCGAGCTTCCCGAACTGCGCCGGGTCATCACGTCCACCGGAGGCAGGGTCGTCTGGGGAGAAACGCTGGAAGAATCTCTGCTCCGCCTTATCGGCTCATCTGACGGCCGGCCTTCGCTGCCCCAGCCCCCGGCGGGCATGGCAACGCCCCGTCCCGCCCGCCCCGAAGGAGAATCCCCCGCCCTCTCCCTTCTTGCCAGGGAGGCTTCTGATGCCTGGGATGCGGCAAGGAAGGCCCTCCGGGAGGACGACTGGGAGAAATACGGACGGGAAATGAAAAAGCTGGAGTCGGTTCTGAAGGAAATGCTGGAGATTTCGGCACAGAACTGAGGAAGCAAAAAAGAGAAGGTGAGTTATGCCGGGCCGGTGCTGTCGGGGACAATCCTCCCGAAAAAGCGCCGGCCCGGATTCTATCTCAAGGCCGAAAAAACAGGAGGAGAAAGACCTCTGTCCCTCTCCCCCCTGACGAACCGAATTCCAAAAATCCCCCGGAATCAGTGGACCTTCATCTCCACAATGGTACCACCGGTGTAGGGCTGGGGGGTTGCAGGAGGTTTTGAGGTGTTTTCCTGAAGCAGACCTGACGAATCGGCCATGAGGGCCAGCTTTTTCTTTACGCCGGCCGACTTGCCTTTGTTTTTCGTCAGGTCGTAAAGGACATAAGCGTATGCGTCTCCGCTGGAGACGAGGTCGAAACCTTCCAGGGAGGCGCCCCCGAAGAGTTTTTTGATCTCCGTTTCATCGGATGCCAGATCCGGCCACCGCCCCTTTTCCAGCTTGAAAATGACCATGGCGGATTTCATGGACCGCATGTCGCTGAGTATGGCGGTCGCCTCCGCCTTGTCCTCGGCCGAGCCCATGAGAAGGAGCATGGCTGAGGTGAGAATCCCGACGATGATAATGACAATAAGAAGCTCCACCAGGGTAAATCCTTTTCTCTTCCTTGCGTATTCTGCCACGAAGACCCCTCCAGAGAAATGGGATAAAAAGCTGTCCGGTTTCCTATTCTAAAGATTCGCATCTAATTTGACAACACAAAAAGGGGCTAATCCTCTTTGTTGTTTTTTTATTTAATTGCATTCAATGCTAACGCGAGTTCAGGAAGATCTTCAGAAATGATAAATCAGGGGGGATTTTCCACTTTTCGTACACAATTTTGCTGTTATTTTTCAGATACCCTTTTCCAGTATGAACTTTTCCGAGGTGATGGTTAACTTTTTCGGACAATAATTGCCAGAAAACACCTTTGAGTTATAATCAAAAACCCTTCCGGCAGGTTCTTTTCCTGCGGAAGGAACTCTTTTCTCCTGAAAAGGGAGGGAGCTCCGTGAAACACATGATACGAAAAAGCATGGCCGCCCTTCTGATCCTTTCCGCGGCAGGCTTTCTAGTGACAGTCGCCAGGGGACAGCACGGCACCCCTCTCTTCACTGCACGGCACCGGCACGTGTCGGGGAATTGGAGCGATGATCCTGAAACAGCGGCTCTCGTGCGGGGAACGGTATCCGCCGCGGCTTCTTCAGCCCTGACGGCAGCCGGAGCCGCTCTGGATGCCCACGGGGCGGCATGCACAACCTTTGCGACAGCCACGGAAAGCATTGGTTCCCTGTCCCGGTTCATCCAGTCCCAGAACGGCGACGTGAGCCGCGAATCCGCACTTCTGCAGGCCAACGCCTTCTGGAAGTACTCCCTGAAGTACAATGTTCCCCTGGACCTGATTGTGGCAGTGGCCAACACGGAAAGCCATTTCCGGCCCGAGGCCCGGAGCCCCGCCGGGGCGGCGGGTGTGATGCAGGTCATGTGGAAGGTCCATGCGGGACTCCTCCAGGCAAACGGCATCATGACGGAAGAGGACCTCCACGACCCGGAGATGGGCATCGCGGCGGGAAGCCTTCTCCTCTCGCGCTATCTCAAGGCCTACGGCGACACGAAAGCGGCATTGGGACGCTACTACGGCGGGTCGGCGACAGTGTACTGGAACCGGATCTCAAGGAACCTGGCGAAGGTGAAGAACGCAAAGGTGGTTGCCGCTTTTTGACCGGTGAATGGACTGAGTATGACCGGTTTTTAATTTTTTTATGCCCCTGCTGTGATAGAATCCCTCCAGGATAGCTTCCGGAGGGATTCTATAATTTAAGGGGGAACGGAAATGAGAGGTCGGAAGGCCATTGTTGTGGGGGCGCTGTTTGCGCTGCTCTGCTGCCTGGCATCCGCGGCGGCGGCCGCGGAAACCGGGGGTACGGCGCCTCTTCCCGAAAACGCGCACGTGGT from Aminivibrio pyruvatiphilus includes these protein-coding regions:
- a CDS encoding type II secretion system protein, with the translated sequence MAEYARKRKGFTLVELLIVIIIVGILTSAMLLLMGSAEDKAEATAILSDMRSMKSAMVIFKLEKGRWPDLASDETEIKKLFGGASLEGFDLVSSGDAYAYVLYDLTKNKGKSAGVKKKLALMADSSGLLQENTSKPPATPQPYTGGTIVEMKVH
- a CDS encoding UPF0182 family protein gives rise to the protein MTKNDWFPNNEWFPGEDSSPKRPFPPFPFRINKGLLLAGGAALLFFVLLPVLAEFYTDYLWYDTEGYSSVFWTRLLARLPLFGAGFLLYAAFLWLNLSAARRNLRALYPEQEGLLGARAAGFAVAAAALFLGFSNGAAMTGEWTMVLRYFHGTPFGEADPIFGQDIGFYVFGLPFWRFLHAKALNIVFLCLVTAGGAYAAFLLPRNRDLASLVVPAKMRNHLALIASAGAFLWSAGYLLDRYDLLFSPTGVVFGAGYTDVHAELLALNVLAVLSALLGLSLLVSLLRKTWKFSLGLAGLVLVTGVLLRGVYPAVVQKYFVEPNEFDREKRFIEYNIEATLKAYGLSDITLRTVTPDDSITWENVEQNRDTIDNIRLWDHAPLLRSYKQLQEIRTYYDFSNVDIDRYTFDGKYRQVMLSPRELDLKGMQNPTWINTRLEFTHGYGIVMNPVNEVAGSGLPRLWVRDLPPRTEVPLSITRPEIYYGEKPSSYIFVGTTVREFDYPMGDSNVRTTYEGKGGVPMGTLFRRILYAIRFADFKILFSDVFTENSRVKYHQNIRERLTRVAPFLYFDRDPYLVVSEGRLVWMQDAYTAADRYPYSQPVSLGRGQGINYIRNSVKATVDAYDGTMKFFVSDPDDPVLKAWSGVFPGLFRPLSEMPSGLKAHLRYPQDLFSIQSEIYRIYHMSDANTFYNKEDVWDRSSSGDKKGILEAYYVNMRLVGEEKSEFVLITPFMPVNRDNMIAWMAGRSDGDNYGQLLVYQFPKQKLIYGPSQVEALTNQNSEISAQLSLWSQRGSAVIRGNMTVVPVGNGILYVQPLYLRAENSELPELRRVITSTGGRVVWGETLEESLLRLIGSSDGRPSLPQPPAGMATPRPARPEGESPALSLLAREASDAWDAARKALREDDWEKYGREMKKLESVLKEMLEISAQN
- a CDS encoding transglycosylase SLT domain-containing protein, whose amino-acid sequence is MIRKSMAALLILSAAGFLVTVARGQHGTPLFTARHRHVSGNWSDDPETAALVRGTVSAAASSALTAAGAALDAHGAACTTFATATESIGSLSRFIQSQNGDVSRESALLQANAFWKYSLKYNVPLDLIVAVANTESHFRPEARSPAGAAGVMQVMWKVHAGLLQANGIMTEEDLHDPEMGIAAGSLLLSRYLKAYGDTKAALGRYYGGSATVYWNRISRNLAKVKNAKVVAAF